The Amycolatopsis sp. 195334CR genome window below encodes:
- the rpmE gene encoding 50S ribosomal protein L31, with the protein MKSGIHPEYVVTNVTCGCGNTFTTRSTKTSGDIHVEICSNCHPFYTGKQKILDTGGRVARFEARYGKRKKADAS; encoded by the coding sequence ATGAAGAGCGGCATTCACCCCGAGTACGTGGTCACCAACGTGACCTGTGGCTGCGGCAACACCTTCACCACCCGCAGCACCAAGACGAGCGGCGACATCCACGTCGAGATCTGCTCGAACTGCCACCCGTTCTACACCGGCAAGCAGAAGATCCTCGACACCGGTGGCCGGGTCGCGCGCTTCGAGGCTCGCTACGGCAAGCGGAAGAAGGCCGACGCCAGCTAG
- a CDS encoding glycosyltransferase family 4 protein, translating into MPPTITQGLPIREYLLVGLTAAALTFLLTGLVRRFAIKIGAVANPRARDVHVIPIPRMGGLAMYFGVVGGMALAHQLPVLRRAFEYSLDPVGVLIGGGLIVLIGALDDRIELDAWTKLAGQVMCAGLLVLFGLQWVSFWVPWGEGDGLGSVLVLDKNQGGLLAVFLVVLMINAMNFVDGLDGLAAGLGFIAAAATCAFSLGVLHDTGGDVGSYPPALIAAALAGACLGFLPHNFQPAKIFMGDSGSMLIGLMLAAASTSASGKIPYSQVDPTDTLALLAPLLVVAAVLFVPLLDLLLAVVRRTRRGESPFAADKMHLHHRLLEIGHSQRRAVMLIYLWAGVLAFGVVSVTLFDTAAVFWLVGAGLLLAILVSAIPRLRSRQRV; encoded by the coding sequence GTGCCCCCCACGATCACCCAAGGCCTGCCGATCCGCGAGTACCTGCTCGTCGGGCTCACCGCGGCGGCGCTGACCTTCCTCCTGACCGGCCTGGTGCGCCGGTTCGCGATCAAGATCGGCGCGGTGGCCAACCCCCGCGCCCGCGACGTGCACGTCATCCCGATCCCGCGGATGGGCGGGCTGGCGATGTACTTCGGCGTGGTCGGCGGCATGGCACTGGCGCACCAGCTGCCGGTGCTGCGGCGGGCCTTCGAGTACTCGCTGGACCCGGTCGGCGTGCTGATCGGCGGCGGCCTGATCGTGCTGATCGGCGCGCTGGACGACCGGATCGAGCTGGACGCCTGGACCAAGCTGGCCGGCCAGGTGATGTGCGCCGGGCTGCTGGTGCTGTTCGGCCTGCAGTGGGTCTCGTTCTGGGTGCCGTGGGGCGAGGGCGACGGCCTCGGCTCGGTGCTGGTGCTGGACAAGAACCAGGGCGGCCTGCTCGCCGTCTTCCTGGTCGTGCTGATGATCAACGCGATGAACTTCGTGGACGGACTGGACGGCCTGGCCGCCGGGCTCGGCTTCATCGCCGCCGCGGCCACCTGCGCCTTCTCCCTCGGCGTGCTGCACGACACCGGCGGCGACGTCGGCAGCTACCCGCCCGCGCTGATCGCCGCCGCGCTGGCCGGGGCCTGCCTCGGCTTCCTGCCGCACAACTTCCAGCCCGCGAAGATCTTCATGGGCGACTCCGGCTCGATGCTGATCGGGCTGATGCTGGCCGCCGCGAGCACCTCGGCCTCGGGCAAGATCCCGTACTCGCAGGTGGACCCGACCGACACGCTGGCGCTGCTGGCGCCGCTGCTGGTGGTGGCCGCGGTGCTGTTCGTGCCGCTGCTGGACCTGCTGCTCGCGGTGGTGCGCCGCACCCGCCGCGGCGAGAGCCCGTTCGCCGCGGACAAGATGCACCTGCACCACCGGCTGCTGGAGATCGGCCACTCGCAGCGCCGCGCGGTCATGCTCATCTACCTGTGGGCGGGCGTGCTCGCCTTCGGCGTGGTCTCGGTGACCCTGTTCGACACGGCCGCGGTGTTCTGGCTCGTCGGCGCGGGCCTGCTGCTGGCCATCCTGGTCTCGGCGATCCCGCGCCTGCGGTCGCGGCAGCGCGTCTAG
- a CDS encoding L-threonylcarbamoyladenylate synthase has product MSAVYDCSQPDSRADGLTAAAGAVRSSRLVVLPTDTVYGIGADAFDGAAVQSLLRAKNRGPDMPVGVLVGSWSTVDGLVLGVPPQGRALIEAFWPGDLSIVLPHAPSLQWDLGTTRGTVMLRMPLHPVALELLREVGPMAVSSANVSGRPPAATAEEAKDQLGDSVAVYLDGGPSGDPVPSTIVDLTGDEPVVLREGAVRVDAVSEVLGVPVSTS; this is encoded by the coding sequence ATGAGCGCGGTGTACGACTGCAGCCAACCCGATTCCCGTGCCGACGGGCTGACCGCGGCCGCCGGAGCGGTCCGCTCCAGCAGGCTGGTGGTGCTGCCGACCGACACGGTGTACGGCATCGGCGCGGACGCCTTCGACGGCGCCGCGGTCCAGTCCCTGCTGCGCGCGAAGAACCGCGGCCCGGACATGCCGGTCGGCGTGCTGGTCGGGTCCTGGTCCACAGTGGACGGTCTGGTGCTCGGCGTGCCCCCGCAGGGAAGGGCGCTGATCGAGGCGTTCTGGCCGGGCGATTTGTCCATTGTGCTCCCGCACGCACCAAGCCTGCAGTGGGATCTCGGCACCACCCGCGGCACGGTCATGCTCCGCATGCCGCTGCACCCGGTGGCACTGGAACTGCTGCGCGAGGTCGGGCCGATGGCGGTCTCCAGCGCCAACGTCTCCGGCCGCCCGCCCGCCGCCACCGCCGAAGAAGCCAAGGACCAGCTCGGCGACTCGGTGGCGGTCTACCTCGACGGCGGCCCCAGCGGCGACCCGGTGCCCTCGACCATCGTCGACCTCACCGGGGACGAACCGGTGGTGCTGCGCGAGGGCGCGGTGCGCGTGGACGCGGTGTCCGAAGTGCTCGGCGTCCCCGTGTCGACTTCCTGA
- a CDS encoding TIGR03619 family F420-dependent LLM class oxidoreductase → MDLQVVLPNESPEMDPGRPAEIAVKAEELGYHTAWLPDHVLPPEEYGSFYGGVFEPLITLSGIAARTSRLRIGTSVLVLPLRDPFSLAKQVATLDRLSGERLTLGLGVGWDRKEFENVGSDFTTRGARTDEAIDLMRALFSGARSFEGRFYGFDGGVFEPRPRGNVRLMVGGISDAALRRVARVADEWQSIEADPEKFAEQVRRLRSFTDRPLRVGTRISWDGADSTAARVKALGEAGAEFVAVWFGEDAGYEDRMAALIG, encoded by the coding sequence ATGGACCTGCAAGTAGTGCTGCCGAACGAGTCACCGGAAATGGATCCGGGCCGTCCGGCCGAGATCGCGGTCAAGGCCGAGGAACTCGGTTACCACACCGCCTGGCTGCCCGACCACGTGCTGCCGCCGGAGGAGTACGGCAGTTTCTACGGCGGTGTGTTCGAACCGCTGATCACGCTGTCCGGGATCGCCGCGCGGACCAGTCGCCTCCGGATCGGCACGTCGGTGCTGGTGCTGCCGCTGCGGGACCCGTTCTCGCTGGCCAAGCAGGTCGCCACGCTGGACCGCCTCTCCGGCGAACGGCTCACCCTCGGGCTCGGCGTCGGCTGGGACCGGAAGGAGTTCGAGAACGTCGGCTCGGATTTCACCACGCGCGGGGCGCGGACCGATGAGGCCATCGACCTGATGCGTGCGTTGTTTTCCGGCGCGCGTTCTTTCGAGGGCAGGTTTTACGGTTTCGACGGTGGCGTGTTCGAGCCGCGACCGCGCGGAAATGTGCGCCTGATGGTCGGCGGAATCAGCGACGCGGCGTTGCGCCGGGTGGCCAGGGTGGCCGATGAATGGCAGAGCATCGAGGCCGATCCGGAGAAGTTCGCCGAGCAGGTCCGGCGGCTCCGTTCGTTCACCGACCGCCCGCTCCGCGTCGGCACCCGGATCTCCTGGGACGGCGCGGACTCAACCGCCGCCAGGGTCAAGGCCCTGGGTGAGGCGGGCGCCGAGTTCGTCGCCGTCTGGTTCGGTGAGGACGCGGGCTACGAAGACCGCATGGCCGCCTTGATCGGTTAG
- a CDS encoding alpha/beta fold hydrolase, protein MAEHFAHVVRGSGPGLLLAHGGGGSIEGNYGMLIDELARTHTVIGPDYPGSGDTPRSQTPLDLDVVADAVVGTAVAAGVERFTVLGYSLGTAVAVRAATRHPDRVTGLILTSGFSHPSNKLRLAADVWRALLDAGDRRLLAKYLMVMGSGERALNALSPAELDAALDGLAAFVPDGTPEHVDLVSSVDTRAELAGISVPTLVIATLADGLVSPALSAELAAGIPGAQFAEIDAGHNIGAEAREQWLEMIQKFLSEIG, encoded by the coding sequence ATGGCTGAACATTTCGCGCACGTCGTCCGCGGCTCCGGCCCCGGCCTCCTGCTCGCGCACGGCGGTGGCGGCAGCATCGAAGGCAACTACGGCATGCTCATCGACGAACTGGCCCGCACACACACCGTGATCGGCCCCGACTACCCCGGTTCGGGCGACACCCCGCGCAGCCAGACCCCGCTCGACCTGGACGTCGTCGCCGACGCGGTGGTCGGCACCGCGGTCGCGGCCGGGGTCGAGCGGTTCACCGTGCTCGGCTACTCGCTCGGCACCGCGGTCGCCGTGCGGGCGGCCACGCGGCACCCAGATCGGGTCACCGGGCTGATCCTGACCTCCGGCTTCAGCCACCCCAGCAACAAGCTGCGGCTGGCCGCCGACGTGTGGCGCGCGCTGCTGGACGCCGGCGACCGCCGCCTGCTGGCGAAGTACCTGATGGTGATGGGCAGCGGCGAGCGGGCGCTGAACGCGCTCAGCCCGGCCGAACTGGACGCCGCGCTCGACGGCCTCGCCGCCTTCGTGCCCGACGGCACGCCGGAGCACGTCGACCTGGTGTCCTCCGTGGACACCCGCGCCGAGCTGGCCGGGATTTCCGTGCCCACGCTGGTGATCGCCACGCTCGCGGACGGACTGGTCTCGCCCGCGTTGTCGGCCGAACTGGCCGCCGGGATCCCGGGCGCGCAGTTCGCCGAAATCGACGCGGGCCATAACATTGGCGCCGAAGCGCGAGAACAATGGTTGGAAATGATCCAGAAGTTCCTCTCCGAGATTGGCTGA
- the prfA gene encoding peptide chain release factor 1, whose protein sequence is MDSTSLRGLLDEYAELEKQLADPSVHADQGRARKLGRRYAELTPVIRAIGELESAREDLEAARELAEDPAFAAEAEELAERIPVLEARLTELLLPRDPYDGSDVVMEIKSGEGGEESALFAGDLLRMYLRYAERHGWKAEVLDSVDSDLGGFKDATVSIKSKGTDADGVWARLKFEGGVHRVQRVPATESQGRIHTSAAGVLIYPEPEEVEVEIDPNDLRIDVFRSSGPGGQSVNTTDSAVRITHLPTGIVVSCQNEKSQIQNRARALQVLQARLQAIAEEEAAAKASDARRSQVRTVDRSERVRTYNFPENRISDHRVNYKAYNLDQVLDGELDGVLDALRSADRDERLAAHSG, encoded by the coding sequence GTGGATTCGACTTCGTTGCGCGGTCTGCTCGACGAGTACGCCGAGCTGGAGAAGCAGCTCGCGGACCCGTCGGTGCACGCCGACCAGGGCCGGGCGCGCAAGCTCGGCCGCCGCTACGCCGAGCTGACCCCGGTGATCCGGGCGATCGGTGAACTGGAGAGCGCCAGGGAGGACCTCGAGGCCGCCCGTGAGCTGGCCGAGGACCCGGCCTTCGCGGCCGAGGCCGAGGAACTGGCCGAGCGCATCCCGGTGCTGGAGGCGCGGCTGACCGAGCTGCTGCTGCCGCGTGACCCGTACGACGGCTCCGACGTGGTCATGGAGATCAAGTCGGGGGAGGGCGGCGAGGAGTCCGCGTTGTTCGCGGGCGACCTGCTGCGCATGTACCTGCGCTACGCCGAGCGCCACGGCTGGAAGGCCGAAGTGCTCGACTCGGTGGATTCGGACCTCGGCGGCTTCAAGGACGCCACGGTGTCCATCAAGAGCAAGGGCACCGACGCGGACGGCGTGTGGGCGCGGCTGAAGTTCGAGGGCGGGGTGCACCGCGTGCAGCGCGTGCCGGCCACCGAGTCGCAGGGCCGGATCCACACCTCCGCGGCCGGCGTGCTGATCTACCCGGAGCCGGAGGAGGTCGAGGTCGAGATCGACCCGAACGACCTGCGGATCGACGTGTTCCGCTCGTCCGGTCCCGGTGGGCAGAGCGTGAACACCACGGACTCGGCGGTGCGCATCACCCACCTGCCGACCGGCATCGTGGTGTCCTGCCAGAACGAGAAGTCGCAGATCCAGAACCGGGCCCGCGCGCTGCAGGTGCTGCAGGCGCGGTTGCAGGCCATCGCCGAGGAGGAGGCCGCGGCCAAGGCCTCGGACGCGCGCCGGTCGCAGGTGCGCACGGTGGACCGCTCGGAGCGGGTGCGCACGTACAACTTCCCGGAGAACCGGATCTCCGACCACCGGGTCAACTACAAGGCCTACAACCTCGACCAGGTGCTCGACGGCGAACTCGACGGTGTGCTCGACGCACTGCGCTCCGCCGACCGCGACGAGCGGTTGGCCGCGCACTCCGGCTAA
- the thrB gene encoding homoserine kinase: MSLRVTVPASTANLGPGFDVLGMALGLYDVVEVRVTDAGLKVEVIDAGAGGVEDVPTDETHLVVRALRRACDHLGFSPPGLHLRCHNAIPHARGLGSSAAAVVSGVAAGYALAERELDDDALQLAAGFEGHADNAAASLLGGLVIAWADDGRFGAERLDPHPDLRPVLAVPGQRSSTDATRGLLPERVPHADAAFNAGRAALAVRALTSRPELLLTATEDRLHQVYRAPAYPASARLVAQLREHGVAAAISGAGPTVLALTTTGMLPDVVDVTSFEVTALPVDSAGVQVAVA; this comes from the coding sequence GTGAGCCTGCGGGTCACCGTCCCGGCCTCGACGGCGAACCTCGGGCCCGGGTTCGACGTGCTGGGCATGGCGCTGGGCCTGTACGACGTGGTCGAGGTCCGGGTCACCGACGCCGGGCTCAAGGTCGAGGTGATCGACGCCGGGGCGGGCGGGGTCGAGGACGTGCCCACCGACGAGACCCATCTGGTGGTGCGTGCGCTTCGCCGCGCGTGCGACCACCTCGGTTTTTCCCCGCCAGGGCTGCACCTGCGTTGCCACAACGCGATTCCGCACGCGCGCGGCCTCGGCTCGTCGGCCGCCGCGGTGGTTTCCGGGGTGGCCGCCGGGTACGCGCTGGCCGAGCGGGAACTCGACGACGACGCGCTGCAACTGGCCGCCGGTTTCGAGGGCCACGCGGACAACGCGGCGGCCAGCCTGCTCGGTGGCCTGGTGATCGCGTGGGCGGACGACGGCCGGTTCGGCGCCGAACGGCTCGACCCGCACCCGGACCTCCGGCCGGTACTCGCGGTACCCGGACAGCGCTCCTCGACCGACGCCACCCGCGGCCTGCTGCCCGAGCGGGTGCCGCACGCGGACGCGGCGTTCAACGCCGGTCGCGCCGCGCTGGCCGTGCGGGCGCTGACCAGCCGGCCGGAACTGCTGCTCACGGCCACCGAGGACCGGCTGCACCAGGTCTACCGCGCCCCGGCCTACCCGGCCAGCGCGCGCTTGGTGGCCCAGCTGCGGGAGCACGGGGTGGCGGCGGCGATCTCCGGTGCCGGGCCGACGGTGCTGGCGCTGACCACCACGGGAATGCTCCCGGACGTGGTGGACGTTACATCCTTCGAGGTCACCGCTCTGCCCGTGGATTCGGCCGGTGTCCAGGTCGCTGTGGCATAA
- a CDS encoding MerR family transcriptional regulator, whose product MLIGELSARTGVSQRMLRYYEAQGLLTASRGTNGYRRYAEDSVTTVRHIRKLLDLGLSTEVIAQVLPCAIEDLGRLDLCPNLVRTLRAELAELDERIDTLRRNRGALAGYLPVV is encoded by the coding sequence ATGCTGATCGGTGAACTGTCGGCCCGGACCGGGGTCAGCCAGCGGATGCTGCGCTACTACGAGGCGCAGGGCCTGCTCACCGCGAGCCGCGGCACGAACGGGTACCGCCGGTACGCCGAGGATTCGGTGACCACCGTGCGCCACATCCGGAAGCTGCTCGACCTCGGCCTGTCCACCGAGGTGATCGCGCAGGTGCTGCCGTGCGCGATCGAGGACCTCGGCCGGCTCGACCTCTGCCCGAACCTGGTGCGCACCCTGCGCGCGGAACTCGCCGAATTGGATGAGCGGATCGACACACTGCGGCGGAACCGCGGTGCGCTCGCCGGTTATCTGCCCGTGGTGTGA
- a CDS encoding RNA polymerase sigma factor: MPEPPEADDTDLVHRIATEPAALEELYRRHVRAVLGYATRRIGDPVEAADVVAGVFLEVVRSARRYEPGRGSPRAWIFGIAANLVAAHGRRRVIETRALQRVYGRRDLLPDDFAELADRIDAQRSAPLLRTALAELAPAERELFLLVSMDGLSPAEAAAVLGIAAPAARMRLARARRRLRGAMPQIGSAP; encoded by the coding sequence TTGCCCGAACCACCCGAGGCGGACGACACCGATCTCGTGCACCGCATCGCCACCGAACCGGCCGCGCTGGAGGAGCTGTACCGGCGTCACGTGCGGGCGGTGCTCGGGTACGCCACGCGCCGGATCGGCGATCCGGTCGAGGCGGCCGACGTGGTCGCCGGGGTGTTCCTGGAAGTGGTGCGCTCGGCCCGGCGGTACGAGCCGGGCCGCGGTTCACCGCGGGCCTGGATCTTCGGCATCGCGGCCAACCTGGTGGCCGCGCACGGGCGGCGCCGGGTGATTGAAACCCGTGCGCTGCAACGGGTCTACGGGCGACGCGACCTGCTGCCCGACGACTTCGCGGAACTGGCGGACCGCATCGACGCCCAGCGCTCCGCCCCACTGCTGCGCACCGCGCTGGCCGAGCTGGCGCCCGCGGAGCGCGAGTTGTTCCTCCTGGTCAGCATGGACGGGCTGAGCCCGGCCGAGGCGGCGGCGGTGCTCGGCATCGCGGCCCCGGCGGCGCGGATGCGGCTGGCACGGGCCCGGCGGCGACTCCGGGGCGCGATGCCCCAGATCGGAAGTGCACCGTGA
- the rho gene encoding transcription termination factor Rho: MSNTDLLSGDAAPTSDAAGAEPQANGTAAPKRRPGGLSGMVIADLRSLAGELGISDTAGMRKGDLIAAIRERQGKTKRRGSAAATATGAETLPLDGIDGGKPAEAKARAPRKEAAKAAEPKTEAKPEQAEQAPAAKAPAAEPQQAERKETERKDTEGEAPSGDQSASGEDGGRREGGRRRRGSNRPADSSGGGSGEREQRRDRQQGDRQSGGDRQQGSDQQRGDRQRGDRNERGDRNDRGDRGDRGDRQNDRQRGQQDNRGGGPQSDDDEEGGRRGRRFRDRRRRGGRGEGGSPDTEVREDDVLLPVAGILDVLDNYAFVRTSGYLAGPNDVYVSLSLVRKYGLRRGDAITGVVRQPREGEQQRQKFNPLVRVDSINGLEPDQAKKRPDFTKLTPLYPNERLRLETEPHKLTTRVIDLVMPVGKGQRALIVSPPKAGKTTIMQDIANAITTNNPECHLMVVLVDERPEEVTDMQRSVKGEVIASTFDRPPSDHTSVAELSIERAKRLVEMGLDVVVLLDSITRLGRAYNLAAPASGRILSGGVDSTALFPPKRFLGAARNIENGGSLTIFATAMVETGSTGDTVIFEEFKGTGNAELKLDRKIAERRVFPAVDINPSGTRKEELLLSPDELAVTLKLHRVLHALDSQQAIDLLLSRLRKTKTNIEFLMQVSKTALGPDED; encoded by the coding sequence GTGAGCAACACCGATCTACTGAGCGGCGACGCGGCTCCTACCAGTGACGCCGCTGGGGCCGAGCCGCAGGCGAACGGCACCGCCGCGCCGAAACGCCGACCCGGCGGTCTGTCCGGAATGGTCATCGCCGACCTGCGTTCGCTGGCCGGGGAGCTCGGCATCAGCGACACCGCGGGCATGCGCAAGGGGGACCTGATCGCGGCCATCCGCGAGCGCCAGGGCAAGACCAAGCGGCGCGGGAGCGCCGCCGCGACCGCCACCGGTGCGGAAACGCTTCCGCTCGACGGCATCGACGGTGGCAAGCCGGCCGAGGCGAAGGCCCGTGCCCCGCGCAAGGAAGCGGCCAAGGCCGCCGAGCCGAAGACCGAGGCCAAGCCGGAGCAGGCCGAGCAGGCCCCGGCCGCCAAGGCGCCGGCCGCCGAGCCGCAGCAGGCCGAGCGCAAGGAGACCGAGCGCAAGGACACCGAGGGCGAGGCGCCATCGGGCGACCAGTCCGCCTCGGGTGAGGACGGTGGCCGCCGCGAGGGCGGGCGCCGCCGCCGCGGCTCGAACCGGCCCGCCGACTCCTCCGGCGGTGGTTCCGGCGAGCGCGAGCAGCGCCGCGACCGCCAGCAGGGTGACCGCCAGTCCGGTGGTGACCGCCAGCAGGGGAGCGACCAGCAGCGCGGGGACCGCCAGCGCGGGGACCGCAACGAGCGGGGCGACCGCAACGACCGCGGGGACCGCGGTGACCGGGGCGACCGGCAGAACGACCGCCAGCGCGGCCAGCAGGACAACCGGGGCGGGGGCCCGCAGTCCGACGACGACGAAGAGGGCGGCCGTCGCGGCCGCCGCTTCCGCGACCGCCGCCGCCGCGGTGGCCGCGGTGAGGGCGGCAGCCCGGACACCGAGGTGCGCGAGGACGACGTCCTGCTCCCGGTGGCCGGCATCCTCGACGTGCTGGACAACTACGCGTTCGTCCGCACCTCGGGCTACCTGGCCGGGCCGAACGACGTGTACGTCTCGCTGTCGCTGGTCCGCAAGTACGGCCTGCGCCGCGGTGACGCCATCACCGGTGTGGTGCGCCAGCCGCGCGAGGGCGAGCAGCAGCGGCAGAAGTTCAACCCGCTGGTGCGCGTGGACAGCATCAACGGCCTCGAGCCGGACCAGGCGAAGAAGCGCCCGGACTTCACCAAGCTGACCCCGCTGTACCCGAACGAGCGCCTGCGGCTGGAGACCGAGCCGCACAAGCTCACCACCCGCGTGATCGACCTGGTGATGCCGGTCGGCAAGGGGCAGCGCGCGCTGATCGTGTCGCCGCCGAAGGCCGGTAAGACCACGATCATGCAGGACATCGCGAACGCGATCACCACGAACAACCCCGAGTGCCACCTGATGGTGGTGCTGGTCGACGAGCGGCCGGAAGAGGTCACCGACATGCAGCGGTCGGTGAAGGGCGAGGTCATCGCCTCCACCTTCGACCGCCCGCCGTCAGACCACACCTCGGTCGCCGAGTTGTCCATCGAGCGGGCCAAGCGCCTGGTTGAGATGGGCCTCGACGTGGTGGTGCTGCTCGACTCGATCACCCGCCTCGGCCGCGCCTACAACCTGGCGGCCCCGGCCTCCGGGCGCATCCTGTCCGGTGGTGTCGACTCGACCGCGCTGTTCCCGCCGAAGCGCTTCCTCGGCGCGGCGCGCAACATCGAGAACGGTGGCTCGCTGACCATCTTCGCCACGGCGATGGTGGAAACCGGCTCCACCGGTGACACGGTGATCTTCGAGGAGTTCAAGGGCACCGGCAACGCCGAGCTCAAGCTGGACCGCAAGATCGCCGAGCGGCGCGTCTTCCCCGCGGTGGACATCAACCCGTCCGGCACCCGCAAGGAGGAGCTGCTGCTCTCGCCGGACGAGCTGGCGGTGACGCTGAAGCTGCACCGGGTGCTGCACGCGCTGGACTCGCAGCAGGCGATCGACCTGCTGCTGTCCCGCCTGCGCAAGACGAAGACCAACATCGAGTTCCTGATGCAGGTCTCCAAGACCGCACTGGGTCCCGACGAGGACTAG
- the prmC gene encoding peptide chain release factor N(5)-glutamine methyltransferase — translation MKRQPLRLAIIEAVRILERAGVASPRTDAELIAAHVLGVERSRLPLVPLVDPPVVEAIGQLVNQRAKRVPLQHLTGWAPMGRITVDVGAGVFVPRPETELLLEWGLSVIEGRQYPVVVDLCTGSGALALAVAHERPDAVVYAVDVDPQALAWARHNAEARAAAGDTAIRLYSGDIADGSMFAELDGLVDLVLCNPPYVPPSTEVPPEVADFDPPQAVFAQEGGLEVIRYAVAAGARLLKPTGGLAIEHDDTHGSVVPELIAGRRVLTDVRCHPDLAGRPRFTTARRG, via the coding sequence GTGAAGCGGCAACCCCTCCGGCTGGCGATCATCGAAGCGGTAAGGATCCTCGAACGCGCCGGGGTCGCCTCCCCGCGCACCGACGCCGAACTGATCGCGGCGCACGTGCTCGGCGTGGAGCGCTCGCGCCTGCCGCTGGTGCCGCTGGTCGACCCGCCGGTGGTCGAGGCCATCGGGCAGCTGGTGAACCAGCGGGCCAAGCGGGTGCCGCTGCAGCACCTGACCGGCTGGGCGCCGATGGGCCGGATCACCGTGGACGTCGGGGCCGGGGTGTTCGTGCCGCGCCCGGAGACCGAGCTGCTGCTCGAATGGGGCCTGTCGGTGATCGAGGGCAGGCAGTACCCGGTGGTGGTCGACCTGTGCACCGGCTCCGGTGCGCTGGCGCTGGCCGTCGCGCACGAGCGGCCGGACGCGGTGGTCTACGCCGTGGACGTCGACCCGCAGGCGCTGGCTTGGGCGCGGCACAACGCCGAGGCCAGGGCCGCCGCCGGCGACACCGCGATCCGGCTGTACTCGGGGGACATCGCCGACGGGAGCATGTTCGCCGAGCTGGACGGCCTGGTCGACCTGGTGCTGTGCAACCCGCCGTACGTGCCGCCGAGCACCGAGGTGCCGCCCGAGGTGGCCGACTTCGACCCGCCGCAGGCGGTTTTCGCCCAGGAGGGCGGGCTCGAGGTGATCCGGTACGCCGTCGCCGCCGGTGCCCGCCTGCTGAAGCCGACCGGCGGCCTGGCCATCGAACACGACGACACGCACGGCTCGGTGGTGCCCGAACTGATCGCCGGGCGCCGAGTGCTCACCGACGTCCGCTGCCACCCCGATCTCGCCGGCCGCCCCCGCTTCACCACCGCCCGCCGCGGCTAG
- a CDS encoding CHAP domain-containing protein, with protein MRIRRLLVGAAVAAAMAGAAVAPAQASPLSAEITAADINPAAGTFTTVPESDLSTLGAGDGTPAGAVAWFKAKMGSTAYQGLCEKAVENAYGVTGVWASANAHWNGASPKHTDGSRPPKGAFVYWNISQWGHVGIADGNGGIYASSIGGKIGHASSVNYFNNYRGWTPAAVPHQ; from the coding sequence ATGCGCATCAGGAGACTGCTGGTCGGGGCCGCGGTGGCGGCGGCGATGGCGGGCGCCGCGGTGGCCCCAGCCCAGGCGAGCCCGCTCTCGGCGGAGATCACCGCCGCGGACATCAACCCCGCCGCGGGCACGTTCACCACCGTGCCGGAGTCGGACCTGTCCACGCTCGGCGCCGGTGACGGCACGCCGGCCGGGGCGGTCGCCTGGTTCAAGGCCAAGATGGGCTCCACCGCCTACCAGGGCCTGTGCGAGAAGGCGGTGGAGAACGCCTACGGCGTGACCGGCGTCTGGGCCTCGGCCAACGCGCACTGGAACGGCGCCAGCCCGAAGCACACCGACGGCAGCAGGCCGCCGAAGGGCGCCTTCGTGTACTGGAACATCAGCCAGTGGGGGCACGTGGGCATCGCCGACGGCAACGGCGGCATCTACGCCAGCAGCATCGGCGGCAAGATCGGCCACGCCTCCAGCGTGAACTACTTCAACAACTACCGGGGCTGGACCCCGGCGGCGGTCCCCCACCAGTAA